The nucleotide sequence TAAGTAAGAATAGTAATTACATTCAAACAGAGCGAGTCGCGAAAAATATCCATTTCACAGCAAGTACCGAATACGGGGAAATGGACATTACGATCAATCTATCTAAACCAGAAAAAGACCCGGAACAAATAAAACGGGAAAAAGCAATGAAAAAGCAGTCCCATTCTTTTCCGGAATGCGTGCTCTGTCCGGAGAACGAAGGCTATGTCGGAAGAACGGGATACCCAGCTCGCTCCAATCATCGTATTGTGGAGCTAGAGCTAGAAAAAGAACGTTGGTTCCTACAATACTCGCCATATGTCTATTATAATGAGCATTGTATCGTATTAGCCGAAGAGCACCGCGATATGAAGATGGATCACAGCACCTTCCAACGATTACTCGCTTTTGTGGAAACTTTTCCGCATTATTTTCTTGGTTCCAATGCGGATCTTCCGATTGTCGGTGGTTCAATATTAAGCCACGATCATTATCAAGGGGGAAATTATTCCTTTGCGATGACTAGGGCTAGTGAGGATTTCCATTTTGACTTAACCGATTATCCGCAGGTTGAGGCGACGAAATTAAATTGGCCCATGTCAGTCATACGATTGCAATCCCGGGGGAAAAAGGACTTAATACAAGCCGCAACAATGATCTTGGATAAATGGAAAGACTATAGTGACGATGCAGCAGATATTATCGCTTATACGAATGAAACACCTCATAACACGATTACCCCAATTGCACGAAAAAGGGATACTATATGGGAGCTAGATTTGGTACTTCGCAATAACCGTACAACCAAAGAGCATCCACTTGGGATTTTCCATCCTCATAAAGATGTTCATCACATTAAAAGAGAAAACATTGGGCTTATAGAAGTAATGGGGCTAGCGGTCTTACCCGCACGCCTGCAAGAAGAACTGAAAGAAATCAAAAAGTTTCTATTAAATCAAGCTCACCAAGTGGAACCTTATCATCAAGAGTGGGCAGCGAAAATAAAAACTAGACATTCTATTACGAAACAAAATGTCGATGAAATTGTCGAGCTTGAATTAGGTAAGAAGTTTACGAGAGTGCTAGAAGACGCTGGCGTTTTTAAACGAACGGAAGGCGGAAAGAAAGCGTTTCAACGATTCATCACTCACTTAAACAACTAGTAAAGGAGGAAAATAACGATGGATATCAATCAAGAAGAGCTTTCTGTCCCATCTGAACAACCTTTGGTAGAATACACTTTAAAAAATGATCACGGGATGGAAGTAAGCTGCCTGAATCTAGGTGGTATTATTACTAAAATTCTTGCACCAGATAAAAATGGCCAACTAGAAAATGTCGTTTTAAATTTCAAGGAAAAAGAGACCTATTTAGAAAATCCACCGTTCTTCGGCGCATTGATTGGTCGTGTTGCTGGTAGAATTCAATCTGCACAATTTGAATTAGACGGTGAATCCTATTCCTTACAAGCTAATGACGGACCGAACCACCTTCACGGAGCCGATACAGGTTTTCATAAAGTAGTTTGGGATGTTGAAACTGTCGAAACTACTGACGTAGTGAAGCTCGTTTTGACCCACTTTAGTCCCCATGGAGAGGGTGGATATCCTGGAAATCTTAAAGTGAAGGTTACGTATTCCCTGGACAATGATAATGCTTTTTCTATTCGTTATGAAGCAACATCAGATAAGAAAACTGCTCTTACATTGACCAATCATTCTTATTTTAACTTGAGTGGTAATCTGAAAGCAGATATCCAATCTCATGAGTTGAACATTGATAGCGATCAATTCGTAGAGCTAGATGAAGCCCTCATTCCTACTGGCAATCTATTAGACGTGAATGATACACCTTATGATTTTCGAAGCAAACAAGCGATTCGAGTTGGCGTGGAATCCTCCCACCCACAAAATAAAGTTGCTGGAAATGGTTATGACCATTACTTCGTTCTTAATAAAAAGGCAGATCTGGACATCAAGGTATCTGAACCGGTTAGTGGAAGAACGTTAACCGTTAACACAGAGCAACCGGGTTTTGTCTTGTACACATCAAACATGCTACCAGAAGACTTGAAGCTTGGTGATGGACCTTCGAAGAAATATTTAGGGTTATGCTTAGAAACACAGGCTTCCCCAGCTTCGTTACACCATGCGGAAGGATTTCCAAGTGTTGTGTTGGAGAAAGATGAAAAGTATTCGAAGACAACTACTTTTAGATTTGGTGTCGAGTAAAGAAAAAGCTACTTTCTCTTTGATGGAGAGAGTAGCTTTTTTTGGTGTACGAGTATAGGATTTATTTGTGGGTAGATTTTTTCGGCGTTCGACGCGATATTTCGGCGCTTGAGGCGCTTTTTTTCAGCGTTCAGACTTTTTCCGGCGTTCACGGGCCGGATTTCGGCGTTTATTTTCTTTTTCCGGCGTTCGACGCGATATTTCGGCGCTTGGGGCGCTTTTTTCGGCGTTCTGATTTTTTTCGGCGCTCGCGGGCCGGATTTCGGCGTTTATTTTATTTTTCGGCGGTCGGTGCGATATATCGGCGATTGGGGCGCTTTTTTCGGTGTTCTGATTTTTATCGGCGTTCGCGGGCCGGATTTCGGCGTTTATTTTCTTTTTTCGGCGTTCGGCTCGATATTTCGGCGCTTGAGGCGCTTTTTTCGGCGTTCTGTTTTTTTTCGGCGCTCACGAGCCGGATTTCGGCGTTTATTTTCTTTTTCCGGCGTTCGACGCGATATTTCGGCGCTTGAGGCGCTTTTTTCAGCGCTCAGATTTTTTTCGGCGTTCACGGGCCGGATTTCGGCGTTTATTTTCTTTTTCCGGCGTTCGACACGATATTTCGGCGCTTGAGGCGCTTTTTTCAGCGTTCAGACTTTTTCCGGCGTTCACAGGCCGGATTTCGGCGTAAAAATCCATATATCAGTGCTCAATCCACCTATCTACTT is from Radiobacillus kanasensis and encodes:
- the galT gene encoding UDP-glucose--hexose-1-phosphate uridylyltransferase, encoding MSIFLTIDHLVQKGIEVQLIEERDALYVRNQLLGLCRLTSFEVENGKETEPMSIPQLLEEIVQYAIKESIIEDIFDEKEIFSANLMNCFLSKPSDINREFWRKYEDSPASSTNYFYQLSKNSNYIQTERVAKNIHFTASTEYGEMDITINLSKPEKDPEQIKREKAMKKQSHSFPECVLCPENEGYVGRTGYPARSNHRIVELELEKERWFLQYSPYVYYNEHCIVLAEEHRDMKMDHSTFQRLLAFVETFPHYFLGSNADLPIVGGSILSHDHYQGGNYSFAMTRASEDFHFDLTDYPQVEATKLNWPMSVIRLQSRGKKDLIQAATMILDKWKDYSDDAADIIAYTNETPHNTITPIARKRDTIWELDLVLRNNRTTKEHPLGIFHPHKDVHHIKRENIGLIEVMGLAVLPARLQEELKEIKKFLLNQAHQVEPYHQEWAAKIKTRHSITKQNVDEIVELELGKKFTRVLEDAGVFKRTEGGKKAFQRFITHLNN
- a CDS encoding aldose epimerase family protein encodes the protein MDINQEELSVPSEQPLVEYTLKNDHGMEVSCLNLGGIITKILAPDKNGQLENVVLNFKEKETYLENPPFFGALIGRVAGRIQSAQFELDGESYSLQANDGPNHLHGADTGFHKVVWDVETVETTDVVKLVLTHFSPHGEGGYPGNLKVKVTYSLDNDNAFSIRYEATSDKKTALTLTNHSYFNLSGNLKADIQSHELNIDSDQFVELDEALIPTGNLLDVNDTPYDFRSKQAIRVGVESSHPQNKVAGNGYDHYFVLNKKADLDIKVSEPVSGRTLTVNTEQPGFVLYTSNMLPEDLKLGDGPSKKYLGLCLETQASPASLHHAEGFPSVVLEKDEKYSKTTTFRFGVE